The Candidatus Hydrogenedentota bacterium genome includes a region encoding these proteins:
- a CDS encoding WecB/TagA/CpsF family glycosyltransferase: MNTAAPNTGSAARFIAAGAPPGRAPHASVVRERRMCGMRFCDVTLDEVVMLVDEQIAAGTPQCIVTPNVDHVCRYHRDDAFRAAYENAWLVLCDGMPIIWVSRLLGRPLRQKLSGSDLITWLSGHAADRGYSVYFFGAQEGVAAEAADQLKRRFPALKIAGVHSPAFGFYADPEANAAATTLVRDARPDIVFVALGSPKQEIWMHANACACGAPVMIGVGAAFDFLSGRVKRAPVWMQRASLEWVWRLYQEPRRLWRRYLVEDALFLKLLLAELWSVYVSRPKPDSATS; the protein is encoded by the coding sequence GTGAACACGGCTGCTCCAAACACCGGAAGCGCGGCGCGGTTCATTGCCGCTGGCGCACCGCCAGGCCGCGCCCCGCATGCGAGCGTGGTGCGCGAGCGCCGCATGTGCGGCATGCGGTTTTGCGACGTGACGCTCGATGAAGTGGTGATGCTGGTGGACGAACAAATTGCGGCCGGCACGCCACAGTGCATTGTAACGCCCAATGTCGACCACGTGTGCCGTTACCATCGCGACGACGCGTTTCGCGCCGCGTACGAAAACGCGTGGCTTGTCTTGTGCGACGGTATGCCCATCATTTGGGTATCACGACTGCTCGGACGTCCGCTTCGGCAGAAGCTGAGCGGGTCGGATTTGATCACGTGGCTTTCCGGTCACGCTGCCGACCGCGGGTACTCGGTGTACTTCTTTGGCGCGCAAGAGGGTGTCGCCGCCGAGGCCGCCGATCAGCTTAAGCGGAGATTTCCGGCGCTCAAAATCGCCGGCGTGCATTCGCCCGCGTTCGGCTTTTATGCCGACCCGGAGGCGAACGCCGCGGCCACAACTCTCGTGCGTGACGCGCGGCCCGACATTGTCTTCGTTGCCCTCGGCTCGCCGAAACAAGAAATTTGGATGCACGCGAACGCTTGCGCATGCGGAGCGCCTGTAATGATTGGCGTCGGCGCTGCATTTGACTTCTTGTCCGGCCGCGTGAAGCGCGCGCCTGTCTGGATGCAACGGGCCAGCCTCGAGTGGGTTTGGCGCTTGTATCAAGAGCCGCGCCGCTTGTGGCGCCGGTATCTTGTCGAAGACGCGCTCTTTCTAAAGTTGCTGCTTGCCGAGCTCTGGTCGGTCTATGTTTCGCGACCGAAACCGGATTCTGCGACCTCATGA
- the epsI gene encoding EpsI family protein — translation MTDVSTPTSAPRASSRPDATTVMLFAVVALLLVITYWRSCGELYVNWMLVDSYYTHGFLVPFISAYFAWRNRAALLAFSWRSSAWGIVWVAMASLLLVLGDFLGFRVFAHISLVPMLAGVVIAFAGTRLALGLWFPLLFLFFMIPIPPSLTQSIALQLKLMAASCAVWMANAITLPMIRDGSYIYFGTDRLLVGDVCGGLRSLIALLAIGAVAAYICPAKTWARLLILVLAGPIAIVSNIVRIFLLCVVGYFWGSEVAGGWVHDYSGFLIYAVAIALFTAIDIPLRRWAPASPDVGAPRSAAQLPVRSVSMTVALAAIALLGMVMVLHLQIVRAQSSANMNAAAPETLEIPREIADYRVRKDYEIDETTRRILETSAIMIRDYAAPGGRFVQLSIVHAGSTRRSLHFPEVCLVGDGWEIVKQRQVPIGILFSAKQLVLVKADRSEAVLYWFKTGDHVTGDFFRNALEWTRNQITFGEPTSAMIKLATPIGPAGERAAFDTLEDFATKFAPVMLEHIE, via the coding sequence ATGACGGATGTCTCGACGCCAACGTCCGCACCGCGCGCCTCATCGCGGCCCGACGCAACCACCGTGATGCTTTTCGCCGTTGTGGCCTTGCTGCTCGTCATAACGTATTGGCGCTCGTGCGGCGAGTTGTACGTCAACTGGATGCTTGTCGATTCGTATTATACGCATGGATTTCTCGTGCCGTTTATCAGCGCGTACTTTGCCTGGCGCAACCGGGCCGCCCTGCTCGCATTTTCGTGGCGTTCTTCCGCGTGGGGAATCGTGTGGGTCGCGATGGCCTCGTTGCTCCTTGTGCTGGGCGACTTTCTCGGCTTTCGTGTCTTCGCTCATATATCCCTCGTTCCGATGCTTGCAGGCGTTGTCATTGCGTTCGCGGGCACGCGGCTTGCCCTGGGCCTCTGGTTTCCGTTGTTGTTCCTGTTTTTCATGATCCCCATACCGCCGTCGCTCACCCAAAGCATCGCGCTGCAACTCAAGCTAATGGCCGCCTCGTGCGCGGTATGGATGGCGAACGCCATCACGCTTCCGATGATCCGCGATGGGTCATACATCTATTTTGGCACGGATCGGCTGCTCGTCGGCGACGTATGCGGTGGCCTGCGATCGCTCATCGCGCTCCTCGCGATTGGCGCCGTCGCGGCGTACATCTGCCCCGCGAAGACGTGGGCGCGCCTGCTCATCCTGGTCCTGGCGGGCCCGATCGCGATTGTCTCGAACATCGTGCGCATTTTTCTGCTGTGCGTCGTGGGCTATTTTTGGGGAAGCGAAGTGGCCGGGGGCTGGGTACATGACTACTCCGGCTTCCTGATCTACGCGGTTGCGATTGCGTTGTTCACCGCGATTGACATTCCGTTGCGCCGTTGGGCGCCGGCGTCCCCAGACGTCGGTGCACCGCGGAGTGCGGCTCAATTGCCCGTTCGATCGGTTAGCATGACTGTCGCATTGGCGGCGATCGCGCTCCTTGGCATGGTCATGGTGCTCCATCTGCAAATCGTCCGCGCGCAATCGTCGGCGAACATGAACGCGGCTGCGCCCGAAACACTCGAAATTCCCCGTGAAATCGCCGACTACCGTGTACGCAAGGACTATGAGATCGACGAAACCACGCGCCGCATTCTCGAAACCAGCGCGATCATGATTCGCGACTACGCGGCGCCCGGCGGCCGGTTCGTTCAGTTGAGCATCGTCCACGCCGGGTCCACGCGCCGCAGCCTCCACTTTCCCGAGGTGTGCCTTGTCGGCGACGGATGGGAAATCGTCAAACAGCGCCAGGTGCCGATTGGTATCCTGTTCTCTGCCAAGCAGCTCGTGCTCGTGAAGGCCGACCGCAGCGAGGCCGTCCTGTATTGGTTCAAGACCGGCGACCACGTTACCGGCGACTTTTTCCGCAACGCACTCGAATGGACGAGAAACCAGATCACGTTTGGCGAGCCGACTTCCGCGATGATCAAACTGGCCACGCCAATTGGGCCGGCAGGCGAACGCGCTGCATTCGATACGCTCGAGGACTTCGCGACCAAGTTCGCGCCCGTAATGCTCGAGCACATCGAGTGA
- a CDS encoding polysaccharide biosynthesis tyrosine autokinase: MPTDFTTETATQLIPIGAAPSAGSAGRGINLKRLVRTRGPVMIAISAALAVPLLVAVWFVIPREYEATAMIRFSHTRPTILSTNQEIAVASDYGQYVETQVNLIKGAAVLGRVSEREDVRTLPSMVNRRDPAYYLAQELQARIIPSSELVQVSYQSSDRNTAHTIVRATVEEFLKHASQANQVKDAEITRELQKEQDDLETQISALSQAVSDRRKNVGGVISESGGIGVDAERQAYFDNLGKAIDEKESAETAVEQFEAQQRRIAELIEQNAAKPSEPVYEFGIETIVASDPAVQVQTNQLAAKDSELSRSANFQKDSPRYVALTKERNSLAAGVETAKQQARSKALLSQNAKTDIDLEAATKRVADASKRVDKFDQELREHASDNIEYGKAMSELKEKEAELADVRDMLRNVKDRIRIARADSRAPASIDVAVAPQAPSVPDFKKRLKVMILVCMMACGAGFAFGLYRELTDQQVRTVLDLKYVTDLPMMAMIPDLSAEKLPSNTKAALLTAEHPDSISADEFRRVLTRIIYPPEGSAELNTCLVTSASRSDGKTTLACNLAISLAQANRRVLLLDICARRPSVEKTLGMERGTGLGEVFANQVSLQEAVRSAPIANLYVMGPGFLTTEVIGKLASRDMVEFLEKAEEAFEHVLIDSPPTLLMADAKLLAPVVDGVIMVVGAEVSSLGMVRRALSELQQIGSNVIGVVLNRAKPVAGGYMRDNLEKFYNYGKESVDASASADESLIGPSPEKIDGDELPTMILLEDRAIRPKQDGA; the protein is encoded by the coding sequence ATGCCCACGGATTTCACGACCGAAACGGCAACCCAACTGATACCGATCGGCGCCGCTCCTTCCGCGGGCAGCGCCGGCCGCGGCATCAACCTGAAGCGGCTCGTTCGCACGCGCGGCCCCGTTATGATCGCAATCTCGGCCGCGCTGGCGGTTCCGCTGCTTGTGGCCGTGTGGTTTGTTATTCCGCGCGAATATGAAGCAACCGCGATGATTCGGTTCTCGCACACGCGGCCAACAATATTGAGCACGAACCAGGAGATCGCTGTTGCGTCCGACTATGGGCAATACGTCGAGACGCAGGTGAACCTGATTAAGGGCGCGGCGGTCCTGGGCCGCGTCTCCGAACGGGAAGACGTCCGCACCCTGCCGTCGATGGTGAACCGGAGGGACCCCGCGTACTATCTCGCCCAGGAACTTCAGGCGCGGATTATCCCCAGTTCCGAGTTGGTCCAAGTGTCGTATCAATCGAGCGACCGCAACACCGCCCATACGATAGTGAGGGCTACCGTAGAAGAATTCCTCAAGCACGCATCGCAGGCGAACCAAGTCAAAGACGCGGAGATTACGCGCGAACTCCAAAAGGAACAAGACGATCTGGAGACCCAGATTTCCGCCCTCTCACAGGCGGTGTCGGACCGGCGAAAGAACGTGGGCGGGGTCATCAGCGAGAGTGGCGGTATCGGCGTCGACGCGGAACGGCAAGCGTATTTCGACAATCTCGGGAAAGCGATCGACGAGAAGGAGTCTGCCGAGACCGCGGTCGAGCAGTTTGAAGCGCAACAGCGGCGAATAGCCGAGTTAATCGAACAAAACGCGGCGAAGCCGTCGGAACCCGTGTACGAGTTTGGCATCGAAACGATCGTCGCTTCCGATCCTGCGGTGCAGGTACAGACCAACCAGCTTGCGGCGAAAGACAGCGAACTGAGCCGGAGTGCGAATTTCCAGAAGGACTCGCCCCGCTACGTCGCGCTGACCAAAGAACGGAATTCGTTGGCGGCGGGCGTCGAGACGGCCAAGCAGCAGGCCCGTTCGAAGGCGCTGCTGTCGCAGAACGCGAAAACGGACATCGACCTCGAGGCCGCAACCAAGCGCGTCGCTGACGCCAGCAAGCGCGTTGACAAATTCGATCAGGAATTGCGTGAACATGCCTCCGACAACATCGAGTACGGCAAGGCGATGTCGGAACTGAAGGAGAAGGAAGCCGAACTCGCGGACGTGCGCGACATGCTGCGAAACGTCAAGGATCGCATCCGCATTGCGCGCGCCGACAGCCGCGCCCCCGCGAGCATCGACGTAGCGGTCGCGCCACAGGCGCCGTCAGTGCCCGATTTCAAAAAGCGGCTCAAGGTCATGATACTCGTGTGCATGATGGCGTGCGGGGCGGGATTTGCCTTCGGCCTTTACCGCGAATTGACAGACCAGCAGGTCCGGACGGTGCTCGATCTGAAGTATGTCACCGATCTCCCGATGATGGCGATGATTCCCGATTTGAGTGCCGAGAAACTTCCGTCCAATACGAAGGCTGCGCTGCTGACTGCGGAGCATCCCGACTCGATTTCGGCGGACGAGTTCCGCCGCGTTCTCACGCGCATCATCTATCCGCCCGAGGGGTCTGCCGAATTGAACACGTGCCTGGTGACGAGCGCGTCGCGCAGCGACGGTAAGACAACGCTTGCATGCAATCTTGCGATTTCGCTGGCACAGGCCAATCGCCGCGTGTTGTTGCTCGATATCTGCGCGCGCCGTCCGTCTGTCGAGAAAACGCTCGGGATGGAACGTGGAACGGGGCTTGGCGAGGTGTTCGCGAACCAAGTCTCGTTGCAGGAAGCAGTGCGTTCCGCGCCCATTGCCAATCTCTACGTGATGGGTCCCGGTTTTCTGACAACGGAAGTCATCGGCAAGCTCGCGTCGCGCGACATGGTCGAGTTCCTTGAAAAGGCGGAAGAAGCGTTCGAGCATGTGCTGATCGATTCGCCGCCTACGCTATTGATGGCTGACGCAAAATTGCTCGCACCGGTCGTTGACGGCGTGATCATGGTAGTCGGCGCGGAAGTGTCGAGCCTGGGAATGGTGCGGCGCGCCCTCTCCGAACTGCAGCAGATCGGATCGAACGTCATTGGTGTCGTGCTGAACCGCGCCAAGCCCGTGGCGGGCGGCTATATGCGCGACAACCTTGAGAAGTTCTACAACTACGGCAAAGAATCGGTCGACGCGTCGGCGTCCGCCGACGAATCCCTCATCGGGCCGTCGCCGGAAAAGATTGATGGAGACGAATTGCCCACAATGATACTGCTGGAAGACCGTGCGATTCGGCCCAAGCAGGACGGCGCCTAG
- a CDS encoding tetratricopeptide repeat protein, giving the protein MTIAKIVQTAALAGACAMLLFAGCSQRRAEQFTEQGNTYLLLGNVQEAAAAFDRALEVDPKSGAAKLGQARCLWFQKQTETALKAYKEAVALDPSQDKAYFEGVRAALALKDTAAAEELASQYSAIKPDLGGILHAAVLRDTGRASEAVEELKRLRDSYPDSVEVRVNLAGALISANDPAAAEKELKATLDADKESMPARMMLVEAYRAQGKLSEIENEFRSLADQRPDDKAIQLSLARTLLASGKLDEAEKIAGPILEETPESPWANYVIGACLLAKGKRDDAVNCLEAAAGALPNDPQIAKLLSEAQSRAETLAATPAESTPSPNVEKPGAVTWQALWRSASLRALLKDREAFMATRENNVADTIALAAVFVQDLPVARAMADSLPPDSPVAKYINALFSRDAQRLKESIDSWQEAIPDRRILRANAEGFALAMFGARAQALRIYSQCLKEFPDNGVAFYNVSSMFRSAAMPKFAIGALKQLISRHGDNREARQALFETMLEAGLTEDARRQAESAFALFPEDAPAMLNLARVYRDAGDFALAEEVLRKGIERLPDKQELTIALAELLLARSETDKAEDVLASLPASDEFKHQRLLLAALIAAARTQWDVVLARCTEAARANYPVPTRLMHVAALAKTGKIAEAGGPLQNSEGGPITGPSTIVLARALGVTTDAIDKDSESLAVALRADPDALGFYAYGMALREIRFWRDAYTMFRTADEKAPGKARLVEFLLSALARASDFPDRLTAAQQFTEKYPAMAAAWVGIADVQGAMKDTVGQKASLEKAVSVEPVNDLPWRRLAQFHSDQFDYPALLEASRHVLDLMPDDPYAANNLAYCLLQTGGDASEALSLAQSAFEKLPRNAEVIHTLGIAQVRTGNSVEGRKNLTVALELRPGDPTLMLDYGKLLIDQDQADEGKNNIQLALQYANQLGLDFPRKAEAEQVIAQGKS; this is encoded by the coding sequence ATGACAATAGCGAAGATAGTGCAGACAGCCGCGCTCGCGGGCGCGTGCGCCATGCTATTGTTTGCAGGCTGCTCCCAGCGCCGTGCCGAGCAGTTTACCGAGCAAGGCAATACCTACTTGCTGCTCGGAAACGTTCAGGAAGCCGCTGCAGCATTCGATCGCGCGCTCGAAGTCGATCCCAAGAGCGGGGCCGCCAAGCTGGGCCAGGCGCGTTGCCTATGGTTTCAAAAACAGACCGAAACCGCATTGAAGGCCTACAAAGAGGCGGTCGCGCTTGATCCGTCGCAAGACAAGGCATACTTCGAAGGCGTGCGAGCAGCGCTCGCCTTGAAAGACACCGCGGCGGCGGAAGAATTGGCATCGCAATACTCCGCAATCAAACCTGACCTCGGCGGCATCCTGCATGCAGCGGTATTGCGCGACACCGGCCGCGCGTCGGAGGCCGTCGAGGAACTCAAGCGCCTGCGCGACTCATACCCCGATTCGGTCGAGGTCCGCGTCAATCTTGCCGGCGCGCTGATTTCCGCCAACGACCCCGCCGCCGCCGAGAAGGAACTGAAGGCGACTCTCGATGCCGACAAGGAGTCCATGCCCGCGCGCATGATGCTGGTCGAAGCCTACCGCGCGCAGGGCAAGTTGTCGGAAATCGAAAATGAATTCCGCTCCCTGGCCGATCAACGGCCCGACGACAAGGCGATTCAGTTGTCGCTGGCGCGCACGTTACTGGCGAGCGGCAAGCTGGACGAGGCCGAAAAAATCGCTGGACCTATCCTCGAAGAAACGCCGGAATCTCCCTGGGCCAACTACGTGATCGGCGCCTGCCTGCTTGCGAAGGGGAAACGCGACGATGCCGTGAATTGCCTCGAAGCGGCGGCGGGTGCGTTGCCAAACGATCCCCAGATCGCGAAGCTGTTATCCGAAGCACAGTCGCGAGCGGAGACATTAGCCGCAACGCCGGCGGAATCGACCCCGTCTCCAAACGTCGAAAAGCCTGGCGCTGTAACGTGGCAGGCCTTGTGGCGCAGCGCGTCCCTGCGCGCACTCCTGAAGGACCGCGAAGCCTTTATGGCCACGCGGGAGAACAATGTGGCGGATACGATTGCGCTGGCGGCTGTATTTGTGCAGGACCTGCCGGTGGCGCGCGCGATGGCGGATTCGCTGCCACCGGATTCGCCCGTCGCGAAGTATATCAACGCCCTGTTCAGCCGCGACGCGCAGAGGCTCAAGGAGTCAATCGATTCGTGGCAGGAGGCCATCCCGGATCGCCGAATTCTCCGCGCCAATGCCGAGGGGTTTGCGTTGGCGATGTTCGGCGCGCGCGCGCAGGCGCTTCGCATTTACTCCCAGTGCCTGAAAGAGTTTCCCGACAACGGCGTCGCATTTTACAACGTTTCCAGCATGTTCCGAAGCGCTGCCATGCCAAAGTTCGCGATAGGCGCGCTAAAACAGTTGATCTCGCGTCACGGCGACAACCGCGAAGCGCGGCAGGCCCTGTTCGAAACCATGCTCGAAGCAGGACTCACCGAGGACGCGCGCCGTCAGGCCGAGTCCGCGTTTGCATTGTTCCCGGAAGATGCCCCCGCGATGTTAAACCTCGCGCGCGTGTATCGCGATGCCGGCGACTTTGCCCTCGCAGAGGAAGTGCTGCGCAAGGGAATCGAACGGCTCCCGGACAAGCAGGAACTCACGATCGCGCTTGCGGAATTGTTGCTTGCGCGTAGCGAAACCGATAAAGCCGAAGACGTGCTCGCGTCCTTACCGGCGTCGGATGAATTCAAGCATCAGCGTCTCCTGCTCGCCGCGCTCATCGCCGCTGCCCGCACGCAATGGGACGTTGTCCTCGCGCGCTGTACCGAAGCGGCGCGTGCGAATTATCCAGTCCCGACACGCTTGATGCACGTGGCTGCGCTCGCGAAGACAGGCAAGATTGCCGAAGCAGGCGGCCCGTTGCAGAACTCGGAAGGCGGACCGATCACGGGTCCCTCCACGATCGTACTTGCGCGTGCGCTCGGAGTCACTACCGATGCGATCGACAAGGACAGCGAATCACTGGCGGTCGCACTGAGGGCGGACCCCGATGCTCTCGGATTCTATGCATACGGCATGGCGCTGCGCGAAATCCGATTCTGGCGCGATGCCTACACGATGTTCCGCACGGCCGACGAGAAGGCGCCCGGCAAAGCGCGCCTCGTCGAGTTCTTGCTCAGTGCACTGGCGCGGGCATCCGACTTTCCGGATCGGCTCACGGCTGCGCAGCAGTTCACCGAAAAGTACCCCGCCATGGCTGCAGCGTGGGTCGGCATCGCCGACGTACAGGGCGCAATGAAGGATACGGTTGGCCAGAAAGCCTCATTGGAGAAGGCGGTGTCCGTCGAGCCAGTCAATGATTTGCCGTGGCGGCGCCTCGCGCAATTCCACAGCGACCAATTCGATTACCCCGCGTTGCTCGAGGCCTCGCGCCATGTGCTCGACCTCATGCCGGACGATCCGTATGCAGCGAATAATCTCGCGTACTGCCTGCTGCAAACTGGCGGGGACGCCAGCGAGGCACTGTCGCTCGCGCAAAGCGCCTTCGAGAAGTTGCCGCGGAATGCGGAGGTAATTCATACGCTCGGCATAGCGCAGGTCCGTACGGGGAATTCGGTCGAAGGCCGGAAGAACCTGACCGTCGCGCTCGAATTGCGTCCGGGCGATCCAACGCTAATGCTCGACTACGGAAAGCTCCTTATCGATCAGGATCAGGCCGATGAAGGCAAGAACAACATTCAACTCGCGTTGCAGTACGCCAATCAGCTCGGCCTCGATTTTCCGCGCAAGGCCGAAGCCGAGCAGGTCATAGCCCAGGGAAAGTCGTAG
- a CDS encoding tetratricopeptide repeat protein codes for MKRKTVIILAVLLASVVAIGAVAVGGAFLYLEYRNRAWLHDALAAYDNGEWARAKGLLERYLPQDPKNSDLLLKYADACSRLTEDRIGSLRAAATAYQQILWYHPGRDDVRQKMVDLNVKLSAWSTLEYFTRDWLRRAPGNADYLYYSALALDRMGKIDEAMAGYEALIQNNTDRSDVYGNYARLLRDKELETKAEEVFASARAARPDDGRIVADYARFLARKSTWSEVQTMLDESLELSPNDPDVLVAAAQADLLRRQYASAIEHLRNAIQAKPDEGPIYLMLASAYVYQGMMEDAIKALKQADVFVRIDTPVILITLADLQLGMSAFEDAKATIAEYSAAYPDQLPISEYFTAKELLVRGEPSEAVKRLASVTQLRPGFALAEYTLAEAYLATGEIELARNALETYLSKNPTDVRAQRLMAQRFGRPVSIEMLASRAQDLAKQSNPDRQLLVTTAAALLDSAVRRDAIAEYNDNIRAALEKAIETDPAAPMPYRILADLWLLQDRPGEATAVIDKAISQGCDPTEFLLMRASAALVANDPEAAAKIIDEATADASLGHSEYAQWATFFAQHGFYEQAMAMLERGIGRLGESEARVSLEVERAALALRHGELAKAAQWLDECAPRVNSGTTLRRRLNAARLQLAQTYLVTDPSQQAEQDAQRLVHAVRQEDPGNAMLQVSDGLMLLRRTPPELDRAQNLFENAVAMDTSAVGAHWGLAKVALARLDYPRALTHIERAMALAPNVSALRLLEADALLNTDRLFEAERVIRRILEDDPADPAAWQMLVTCLLQRGARNDATAAFGKLEALVADDPAYAESLRALRGALLVARGEDGAAEEPLRAEYAAHPDDLETLKALASVVMRQGREDEARNLVTAFAEGRSEDPAVWVALAQWWAKTESESRWREASTCLTRALLADPNYIPAIRAMLAVRLRQEDNLEALSLCNRYLSRNPDDADMLNTRARLLGQINGRLQEALASADRAIELDDRPEYKGTRGVILVAMRQYERALRDLRPYALETEEVPAQFDVALAEAYFATNELELARQHLDKARAKAGAGEVVDARRLDQLQEAIQRKEAAA; via the coding sequence ATGAAACGCAAGACGGTCATCATCCTTGCCGTACTACTTGCGAGCGTCGTCGCGATCGGCGCCGTGGCGGTTGGCGGAGCGTTCCTGTATCTCGAATACCGCAACCGCGCGTGGCTGCACGATGCACTGGCTGCGTACGACAACGGCGAATGGGCGCGTGCCAAAGGACTCCTCGAGCGCTATCTTCCTCAGGACCCAAAGAACTCCGATCTCCTGCTGAAATACGCTGACGCGTGCAGCAGATTGACCGAGGATCGGATCGGGTCGCTCCGCGCGGCCGCCACTGCGTACCAGCAGATACTCTGGTACCATCCCGGCCGCGACGACGTGCGCCAGAAGATGGTCGATCTGAACGTAAAGCTATCGGCTTGGAGTACGCTCGAGTACTTCACACGCGACTGGCTGCGCCGAGCGCCGGGCAACGCGGACTACCTCTATTACAGTGCGCTGGCGCTCGACCGTATGGGCAAGATCGACGAAGCCATGGCGGGGTATGAGGCCCTGATCCAGAATAACACCGATCGGTCCGACGTGTATGGGAACTACGCCCGTTTGCTTCGCGACAAAGAACTTGAAACCAAAGCGGAAGAAGTCTTCGCAAGCGCCCGCGCGGCGCGTCCCGACGACGGGCGTATCGTCGCCGACTACGCGCGATTTCTTGCGCGAAAGAGCACGTGGTCCGAAGTGCAGACAATGCTGGATGAATCGCTTGAATTGTCGCCGAACGATCCCGACGTGCTTGTCGCGGCTGCGCAGGCGGACTTGCTGCGGCGGCAGTACGCGAGCGCCATCGAACACCTGCGCAACGCGATCCAGGCGAAGCCGGACGAAGGCCCTATATATCTCATGCTCGCATCCGCCTACGTGTACCAGGGCATGATGGAAGACGCAATTAAGGCGCTGAAGCAGGCTGATGTGTTCGTTCGCATCGACACGCCCGTCATCTTGATTACGCTTGCCGATCTGCAATTGGGGATGAGCGCGTTCGAGGACGCGAAGGCGACTATCGCGGAATACTCGGCCGCGTACCCCGACCAACTTCCCATAAGCGAGTATTTCACGGCGAAGGAGTTGCTCGTCCGCGGCGAGCCGTCAGAAGCGGTCAAGCGGCTTGCCTCGGTGACGCAGCTTCGACCGGGGTTCGCGTTGGCCGAGTACACGCTTGCCGAGGCCTACCTCGCAACCGGCGAGATCGAGCTCGCGCGCAATGCGCTTGAAACGTACCTGTCGAAAAACCCCACCGATGTGCGCGCACAACGATTGATGGCGCAGCGCTTCGGTCGTCCGGTGTCCATCGAGATGCTTGCGTCACGCGCGCAAGACCTCGCCAAGCAGTCGAATCCCGATCGGCAACTGCTGGTCACCACTGCGGCGGCGCTGCTCGATTCCGCGGTACGGCGCGACGCAATCGCCGAGTACAACGACAACATTCGCGCGGCGCTCGAAAAAGCCATCGAGACCGATCCCGCCGCGCCGATGCCGTACCGCATTCTCGCGGACCTCTGGTTGCTCCAAGACAGGCCCGGCGAAGCTACCGCGGTCATTGATAAGGCCATTTCCCAGGGATGCGACCCCACCGAGTTCCTGTTGATGCGCGCAAGCGCGGCGCTCGTCGCCAACGACCCGGAAGCAGCGGCCAAGATCATCGACGAAGCCACCGCCGATGCGAGCCTGGGTCATTCCGAGTACGCCCAATGGGCCACATTCTTTGCGCAGCACGGGTTTTATGAGCAAGCGATGGCCATGCTCGAGCGCGGCATCGGCAGACTGGGCGAAAGCGAAGCGAGGGTCAGTCTCGAAGTCGAGCGGGCGGCGCTTGCGTTGCGCCACGGGGAACTCGCGAAGGCCGCTCAGTGGCTCGATGAGTGCGCGCCACGCGTGAATTCGGGAACGACGCTGCGTCGGCGGCTAAACGCTGCGCGCCTGCAGCTTGCTCAAACCTATCTCGTGACCGATCCCTCGCAACAGGCGGAGCAGGACGCGCAGAGGTTGGTCCACGCCGTGCGCCAGGAAGACCCCGGCAACGCGATGCTCCAGGTGTCCGACGGGTTGATGCTGTTACGGCGGACTCCGCCCGAATTGGATCGCGCGCAGAACTTGTTCGAAAACGCCGTGGCCATGGACACCTCCGCTGTCGGCGCGCATTGGGGGCTTGCAAAGGTCGCGCTCGCGCGTTTGGATTATCCGCGCGCGCTCACGCACATCGAGCGTGCGATGGCGCTGGCGCCGAATGTATCCGCCCTCCGCCTGCTCGAAGCTGACGCGCTGCTGAACACGGACCGGCTTTTTGAAGCCGAGCGGGTGATTCGCCGCATTCTCGAAGACGATCCTGCGGACCCGGCGGCATGGCAAATGCTCGTGACGTGTTTGCTTCAACGCGGAGCGCGCAACGACGCGACGGCGGCGTTCGGCAAGCTGGAAGCGCTCGTCGCGGACGATCCCGCCTATGCGGAAAGCCTTCGCGCGCTGCGCGGCGCTCTGCTTGTAGCGCGCGGCGAAGACGGTGCGGCCGAAGAGCCGCTCCGCGCGGAATACGCTGCGCACCCGGACGATTTGGAGACATTGAAAGCGCTCGCGAGCGTAGTCATGCGGCAGGGCCGCGAAGACGAGGCACGAAACCTGGTCACGGCATTCGCGGAAGGACGCAGCGAAGATCCCGCCGTATGGGTCGCGCTGGCGCAGTGGTGGGCGAAAACAGAAAGCGAATCGCGCTGGCGCGAAGCGTCCACGTGTCTTACGCGCGCGCTGCTCGCAGACCCGAATTACATTCCCGCGATTCGCGCGATGCTCGCCGTGCGGCTGCGGCAAGAGGACAATCTTGAAGCGCTCAGCCTATGTAACCGGTACCTGTCGCGCAACCCCGACGACGCGGACATGCTGAACACACGGGCGCGCTTACTCGGCCAGATCAACGGCCGCTTGCAGGAAGCCCTCGCATCCGCGGACCGCGCCATCGAACTGGACGACCGCCCCGAATACAAGGGCACGCGCGGCGTGATTCTTGTCGCTATGCGCCAATACGAACGCGCACTGCGCGACTTACGCCCGTATGCTCTCGAAACGGAGGAAGTCCCCGCGCAGTTCGACGTCGCGCTCGCGGAAGCCTACTTCGCGACGAACGAGCTGGAGCTCGCGCGACAGCACCTCGACAAGGCGCGCGCCAAAGCCGGCGCAGGCGAAGTCGTCGATGCGAGGCGACTCGATCAGTTGCAGGAAGCGATTCAACGCAAGGAGGCCGCGGCATGA